The sequence tcctgcatgtgccttgaccagggattgaacctgcaactttggcacatttggacaatgttccaaccaactgaaccaccgaGCCAGGGCCCTTCCTCACTTTTGATTGTAAAAGATATAATCCATCATAAAAAAATGTGTCATATTATAAGGTATGTTCACATTAAGAGTACTGTCGTGACAATAGAAGAAAGATGTATTGACTTTATTGAAGTGAAAAAATTTTCATATGAACAAGCTTAGAAAATTCACTGGGAAAAGATGATACTGACAGATGCTCATGACCAGAAAAATGATAATGGAGCAATTATGCCAGCTATATAAAAGGGTAGAAAccatcatctcctcctcccaaatgATTATCCCACATTTAAGCCGTGgtcagttcttttttaaaaaatttaataaatctttattgttcagattattatatttgtttctcttttttaccCCCACCGTGGTCAGTTCTTAATTTTATATGCAAAACTTCTGTGTCTATGGATTCAAATatgataatcatttaaaatatcttataaaggacttaattatttttttgcaaATTCAACGATCAGATTAACTACTCTCATATCTGTTCTAAAAACATTATAGATATTGCTGGCCAGTGTAACTCAGTTGATTAAGCATCTTCCCATACACCCAAAAGtttgctggttagattcccagtcagggcaaatgcctaggttgtaggctcgatccctagtaaggggcatgcaggaggcagctaatcaatgtttctctctctttctcttcccatctttctctaaaatcaataaaaacatattcaaatagTCCTGGCCAGTGCTGTTAAATGgttagtgtcagcctgcacactgaagggtcttaggtttgattcaatcaagggcatatacctgggttgcaggttccaaccCCAACCTGGTTGGGACAtcttcaggaggcaaccaattgatgtgtctctcttacatcaatgtttctttctctctcaatctctctattctcctcctttccactctctcaaaaaatcaatgggaaaaatatcttcaggtgaggattaataacaacaacaaaaacatatttaaaactagaggcccggggcacagaTTCATgccccctcggcctggcctgcgccctctcgaaatccaggaccccccaggggatgttggagaaccaaTTTCAGCCAGagctccacaggccaggctgagggaccccactggtgcaccgggcctctagtatgcatataagatctttggttaatctcttccccccctcatccccttccctttgagattcatcagtctgttccatgtgtccatgcctgtgcattgagtgacactaaccccctggtggtcagtgcgcatcatagctatcaGTTGAATGGTCAaacgatcacttaggcttttatgtatagagataataataaaataataagataaaataaaaacattatagaCAGATAGGATACACAATGGACATCAAAATTAGggcatttcaaaaaaaaaaagattagggcATTTCCCACACAAATTAACATTCACCTActactaatatatataataacaaaTCAGGAAATACACTATGATAGAATCAAAAGCATCTTGATGTAAACAGATCACACATTTTTATGCAACCTAtcagtgtgagatgatatcttgAATAAAGTGTTAAAAGGTTATTATTAGAAAATCTGACAATATATAAAGCTTCATGCCTATTTGAAGGCTTATCCCCTTGATTACAACAAAGGAAAGTAACTTTGCAAAAATACTTATCGCATGTAGCATTTCAGCAAGATATTAATATACTGTCTAAATtataacataaatttaaaaaataataaactggaaTGTATGAATCACTGGATTAAATTATCAATTACTAGTATTATGAGAAATAGGCATACTTAATAATATTAGGGGCTGgcccatgtggttcagtggttgagtgtgaacctatgaaccaggaggtcacagttcaattccagtcagagcacatgcctaggctgtgggcttggctcaatcaccagtgtggggcatgcaggaggcagctgatctatgattctctctcatcattaatgtttctatctctctctcccgcgtccttcctctctaaaataaaaaaatatatattttaaaacattaggaTGTTATAGACATTCTCATTTCACCTTTGAAATGGAGAtatacagagaggaattgacaggagtgctccagccatgaagacagaagagaaacagtccagagatggaagacgctgacgatgccttgccatactagcagtcagcagatgtgcgtcactgcagatttcccaggaccaaaccagagagggtcggacctgcattaccaccatttgtccaccatccagaactgagatgtcagtgctgacatgtacacataaagaactgttggacatagaaattgggactcaaaagaactgttggcccagaaagaaactcactatagactgattcatttgcctctcagcataaccattattgcttgtctcatttttggttcctataagtgtattcctagtatcacatgagctcactcatctaggggaaaagataaacaacatagactgaagaacaagaacagcatcgatcagactgtgagacctcagagggaaagtaggggagggtggggataagggagatagatcaaccaaaggacttgtgcgcttgcatatgagcctaaccagtgatcacggacaacagggggtgggggcatgcgtgtggaggggtttgggatgggaatgagggggtttgaggacaaatatgtgataccttaatcaataaagtaatttaaaaaaaaagaaatggagatataaaaaattaaactgtcTTCAGATTTGAATttgtgaaaaattattttcagtagaTATTTCTGATTTATAACAAGTAACCACTGATTTAGTTCTCAAATATTCTGACAACTTAAGTGTAAAATttcatgttctattattttaagcAGTATGCAATAtcaataattcatattttaaaaatcatcattgtGTTTTGATATTATAATATTGATTCACATGggtacagacaatagggtggtgaaggcctggggtgggaggcagggggtggggcaggctgggagaggtcaatggaggaaaaaggggacatatgtaatactttcaacaataaatatttaaaaaataaaattgattcacAAATTGTACTTAGTGCAATCTTATCTAAATTTGAAAATGACCTTCAtgtgtgtgtggctttttttttttttacaatatcagTCACAGTGTTGGGGTCCTATGCAAGATGTTTcataattacaaattaaaatgtaaaagatggCCATTTTTCTATTGAAAACAAGATACACTAaagaagtacatttaaaaaatattattgatatttgCCTCCAGTAAGGCCAGGAATGTAAATTTGTAATAAGTCCTGGTATTGGTATAATCTATTTTTCGATTTTCCAACATTTTTTCAACTACTTTAACATTGCAGAAAAATTAACCattaaaaaattagtaaagaGAGTGTGTGTACTGAtaacacattttctcttttacCTCTGGGTCCAATGTGACTTGGCTGGGCACTGGCTATATCCCTACTTACTTTCCTGGAAAGTCCCAATACTTTGTATATTCATTTTCTGACTGAATGTGTTTTCCTTCCTCTAAATTTGTAGCAGGATTTCTCTTAGAAACAATCTCGAGTCTGTAAAAATTACTATAGCATGCTAAGATTAGGAGCCGTCAAATATCTCCATAAATGgatattttatcaaataaatCTTACTAACATACtatatgagaaagaaaagaataaaactctTAGGAATAGTCCAGAAAATGAAAGGTTCAGCACTTGCATATGTAGAGAAATATGTCTCCAGAGACGGTTCAGCAAAGCAGTCAGGGGAACAGGAATAAAGCTTTTAACTTACTATTGAGAGGGCACCAAGTTAGTCCCCAAATCAATAGGCACATCCTTTAGGAGGCACATCCTGATACAAAGGTAACACAAAAATTTCATGCTATCTTTCATGCATATAGTCATACTAATGCTTATTCAATAATAAATTGTgccctccccctctcttttatatttttcatgcaTATAGTCATACTAATGCTTATTCAATAATAAATTGTgccctccccctctcttttatatTGGTGGTATAAAGGGGTCTTTGGTTGGCagggttgttttattttctcaacaAAATGAAGGAGTTTCTCAGTACTTCTcaacagagaaagaaagcaacTCCCTATCCTGCAGATACAGTGTAAAGCTAAGTCTtctattatattaaactagaggcccagtgcacgaaattcatacatgggtaggatcgctaggcctggctggcgatcagggccaatctgtggggcgaccattggggtgatcagggggcccccgctggcatctgccttggctggcctggggcctgcgggctgggggcagctattgcattgagcgtctgccccctggtggtcagtgtgcatcatagcaactggtcattccgccggtTGTTTCGcagttctgtctatttgcatattaggcttttattatataggactagtggcccagtgcacaaaattcgtgcacattaaaggggaattaattaagaggaaatactttaatattgctatttgccttttctctataatagaagtgtcagagattaaagaaaattagtaaaatgtatatgaaaatctcccttctgtcagagtctggggcacgccgtgGGACCAAGAGTCAAGTCTCTGCCCACCACCTGCACCTGcttcgaaaacgcaggagacccaggcccaactggccccaccctcactgggtgagacccagacccagccagtcccacccacatcaagccccactgggcggggggtgcagtctcaggtcccccgtcaagccctgctgggtgggggggtgcagtctcaggtcccccagcctggcactggggtggggggcacaaggcccaaggtcccccgtcaagccccgcggtgcgggggggcatggcctgaagtccctaGCCCAGGCAAgacgccatgcagcctcaggtctctgccgTTTGGTCGTGACGTTAtggcatcccagctaatttgcatattcctctattatatagatgtatatGGATTTTCTATCCTACTCCATAATATCCCCATGTGTACTTTGATATATTAAAATAGTAAGGATATAGCCCTAACtggcattggcctgaggactgaaaggtcccaggttcgattctggtcaagggcatgtaccttggttgtgggcacatccccagtcggaggtgtgcaggaggcagctgattgatgtttctctctcatcgatgtttctaactcactatccctctcccttcctctctgtaaaaaaatcaataaaatattttaaaatagtaaggatataaatgtatatataagataataaaaggaaatatttcatatgaaaactagaggcctggtacatgaaattagtgcacttggggggggggtccctcagcctggcctgtacactcttgcagcctgggagccctgcgATAGAttaccccgcagagggaggtctTGCCCACCCGCCACAGCCTGCCGGTgtatggcctgggcctccctctttggggcaattgtggaGTCCTGATTGATTGGcccactggccagtggcctgggcctccctctgcggggcaatcatggggtgatggtggggccccctcaccaatcgcatcgcacccgccttggctggcctgatgcCAGTGGGTGTTGCAGTGTtgtcatctggatggtcattccactgttcggccattcggtcaatttgcttattacacttttattattatagatttctcaaGTTTCTTACCACTAAGAAACTGTGGTTCCTGGAAGATCTATCATGTTTAAATACACTAAAACTTTGTGTAGACTGTGgcatattaaataatatttctttttttaataaacttataTCTTATGAATTTAACCCAAAATTTCCACTTGTTCATTTTAGATTCTGTTCCATAATACATGTTTGCTTTTGTAATATTAACAGTTTAAAGTACTCACTATTAAGGAAAATTGACGTAGAAAGATGGACCATATTTTACAGTATACTGTGACATCCGGCACCCCTTAGCATACTTCAGGGGTACAGAGGTTCAGAAGTAGTCTTACTGATTAGTTCCAGAAGTTCATGAATCATGGCTTCCTAAACTTCTAGAAACACTTGTAAAAAGAAGTAAGGAGCCttgtaatgcatttaaaaaaaacaaaggagccctaaccggtttggctcagtggatagagcatcggcttgcggactgaaaggtcccaggttcaattccggtcaagggcatgtaccttggttgtgggcacatccccagtagggggtgtgcaggaggcagctgatcaatgtttctaactctctctctcccttcctctctgtaaaaagcaataaaatatatttttttaattaaaaaacaaagggcAGATACTGAGTGTTTGGGGGTATCAAGGAACTCATTATACCATCTTCACAACTTTCCTGTAAACCTAAGtctattccaaaataaaaaaggctctttttaaaaattccacctTTAGAATTGAGGAACCTCAAGGGCCTATGACTTTTCACTAATACTATAACCTGAATGATAGCAGGTCTTAAAACTTTTACTTTTCCCACACCCTATTCTCAAGTTTGAAATGAGCTCATTTTTAAGCTATTGTAGTTCTTGGGCTCCAGTTTTCCTACATTCTGACAGTTTTGCTATCTTACTCTGTTGGAAATAGTGGGAAAAGTAATGGTTTAAGCCTTCCCAAGGGTCTGGACAAACTGGTCAACAAGTggtaataaaaaggaagaagttgGAGAGGGGTGGGTAAACCGACAATTCATCTCTAGGTCTGCCGTTAAGTAGCACAAGTATGTCCTAGCCCAGTCACTATTCGgcaaatagacaaaaaaaaaaaattggtaataaCATACCCTAACCTAGTCACTTCTTcaccaaaaaaaaaggggggagggggaaactcGAGGGCAAGCTGTACTGGCTGACGGGGTCGTTACTAGAAGAGGGTCCTTGCCCTCTGCTCTCCTACAGGATCTCGCACGCGTTCTGGAAGGCCTGGGCGTGGGCAGAGGAAAGTTGGCGAGGACACAGCCCAAGGTCCGGAGAGTTAAGTCCTCCAAACGCAGCGCCCGAAGGACCCAACCTGCGTGCACGCTGCGAACGCGCGAACGGCGCCAGGACTGGAGCAACTGCGCATGCGGAGAAGGCGGCCGCGCGGGCGAGGGGATCGTACGGCGCCTGCGTCCTCCTCCCGGGCGGCAGCCTTTTTCCTCCGGGCAGGTGAGAGGCGGCCCGGCTGGCCgctccctggccccgccccctgcgcggCTCACCCGCCAGGCGTTGCTATGGGGATCCAGCGGCCACGGCCGGCCTGGGACTGCGCCATCCAACCAGCCACCTCTGCGGACCAGGCGCCGGCGACGGTGGGAGGTCATGGAGCTCTCAAGAAACTCGGAATTGGAGGCCGGGAGGCTGAGGGGCTTGGGCCGTTGCCGGCATTTCTTTTGGCTGGGCGTCGCCTTCGACGCGGTGGGCGCGACGGTGCTGTTCACCGGGATCTTCTCCGACCTGATCTTCTACGACTTGCTACTCTACCTGGGTTCCATCATCATCTTCCTCAGCCTCCTCTGGTGGGTCTTCTGGTACACCGGCAACATCGAATTGAGTCCCGAAGAGACCTGGAAGAGGCCCATCCGCATGGGCACCCTCAGCCAGCACTTCTCTTTCAACTTAAACATTACCAGCACCTTGGCGCGGATCCGTCGGGGGCAGCGCCGCAGGAGACTCCTCCAAAGCACTGCTTCACTTATGAGTAGGTCCCTCACAATCCAGGTACATAATCCGCTATCAAAAGAGGACCAGGATAATGACGGAAGGAAAAGTGTCAGACACAGTGGCGAGGCTAAAGACTGGGGCAGAGAAGATCTGGGCCCCGGACCGGGACCGGAACCGGAAGCTGTAAAACCTTCAGAAAGAGTTGGCCCCCCAGGCCCTGAGGCTGGTCCTCTGGGCCCCGAGGCTAGACGACCATCAGGCCATCTGGTGCAGCCAAAGTTCACCCCATCAGCTCTGGACCAGCCTCTGCCTCCCGCCATTGTCTCCTCTAAGAGCCTGCCTATGGTCCCATCATCCTCTGCTAGTCAGCCTCTAACTATTAGTTATTCTAAGAGCCTACCTAATTCGTTGGCCTCTGCGAGCCATCCTCTAGTCACTCTTGCCTCTGCAAGCCTGCCTGGTGTCCCCCTGTCCTCTACAGGTCAGCCTCTGGACACTCTGGTCTCTGATACCGAGACTGCAACTTCCATGGTCTCCCAGAGCCACCCCCTGGTGCATGTGGCTGCACAGAGCCATTTCCCGATCCCAGTAGACTCAGAGAGGGATTTCCAGAGTCACTCTCTAGCCTCTCGAACTCAGCCTCCACCTGTTCAGGCTTTCCAGACCCAGGGTCTGGCCTCCCAGGGCTCTCTGATCCAGCTTAAGCCAGCCCCATTTTTTCAGACCCATCCTGTGGACCCATGGGTCTCCCTGGCTGTCCAGGACTTTCAGGCCCTGTATAACACCCATCAGGCCCCCATGAGCACTACTTTAGTTCAAGAGATTGAGCTCAGCCAATCTGCACATGCCCAGGAGCCATCAGGGGGCCAGGAACTAAGCCAGGAAGTCCCTGACACCGTATCCCGGCTCCCGGAGTCCCTGGCTCTAGCTactgaggcccagaagtcaaAGCCCCATGAGAGTGCGCCTGCCCCTACCACTCAAAACAGTCGCCACCTCTAATACAGAAGCAGATGCTCCGGCCTCTGCCAAGTAAGTACCTTGGGAGGAATCTTCACCTACAGTATTTCTTGATCATTTCCAGATCTATGTTCTAGTTGTTTCCTCAaccttttctgttaaaaaaaaaaaaaaggggggggggtaaaaAAATTCAGTTAGTGGAAATGAAGTGGCCTTTTCCCTCAGGGATTAGATTTTTGGAACTTCGGTGCCCTGAGCTATAAGATTTCTTACCTACTCTACCAGATACTAATGTGAATAGTTTCTTTTATTTAGGCCTAATTGGGAGAGATGGAATTACATTCCCTCATGGAGCTCTACGGTGAAAGACCTCAGTGTTTCTAAACAAGAGGATTTTAGGTTGTACAGGGACACAGCATTAAATAGCAATGAGTTCTCCAGTGGGCAAGTTACTCTCTTTTCAGTTCTTTCTCAATCTTTGTGATTATGTCAAAGAGAATGTCCTTAGTTTGGGGGGGTTAGTGATCTCTTACATCTCTAACATTTTGGTAGGGCCCCCAGCTAGGATTTAATACCATTTGTGTTAATAAAGTCATTTCAATGGATAACTTCTATTTCGAAGTATCACtggtttttccatttaaaatagtgttggttgctttttaaaaaatatgttttaattgattttagagagaggaagggagatagtgatagagagaaacgtcaatgagagagatacatggattggctgccacctgcatgccccctactggggatcaagcctgcaaaaccctggcacgtgccctgaccaggaatcaaccagggaactcttggttcatgggtcaccgctcaaccactgagccacactgaccaggctgctttttttccttttaatcctcacctgaggatatgtttgtgtggttgtttttctttgttgatttttattttattttttaaatatatattttattgattttttacagagaggaagggagagagatagagttagaaacatcgttgagagagaaacattgatcagctgcctcctgcacaccccctactggggatgtgcccgtaaccaaggtacatgcccttgaccggaatcgaacctgggacctttcagtctgcaggctgacgctctatccactgagccaaaccggtttcggctgtggttgtttttctttaatttgagagagagagaaagggagagagaaacattaatgtgagagggaaatatcCATCAGTAGCCTCCATTTccactctgactggggatcaaactcacaatcataggtatgtgccctgaccaggaatcaagcccaaaaccttttggtgtacgggacaatgctccaaccaactgggtgGTTGCtttttgaaatacatttatttaagaaagaataaaaaacaaacaaaaaaacacatgagTCAACTCAAAGGTAAAAgttaattatataaatgaaacTTGGAACGATGTTGAAGTTTtgacattttcttatttgtgCTAAATCACATGTGCTTTCTACTAAATCACACACCCTTTGTGCTAACCTGTTTGATGAACTTTATGGTTAAGGCTATTGAAGGTGAATTCTGCTTAATTCTCCATTCCCTTGACAATTAGAAAGGTAGAAAAGGCCATGTGAACGTCAAAATTGGTGGCCCTGCTTTCTGTGAGTTAAGTGCTGTCATGTATACTTTGTTGAGAATCGATTTCCTGGTGTTTCTAATTCTGTTCCATATGTTACCTGCTCTTTGGGGGATAAGAGAAAAGGGTATGAGGCAGAGCAATTTGGATATTATGTTATGGTATTTGTTGCTCAAAAATACCAACATATTATCCAAGAAGGTGTTCATCTTTACTTCATATTGGTTGACTTCATTTCCAGCATGGAATACAATTGAATATTAAGTGGAAGCCAAACTAGATTTCCTTACAGTTTTCTTCCATTCTCCTTTAAGCGATTTGTATATATACTCTCTCTataggtgtgtgtatatgtatatatacaacgATAAACTATAGGAGCAAAGCATTTTGACTACTTTagctttttggtttttttaaaatatattttattgattttttacagagaggaagagagagggatagagagctagaaacatcgatcagctgcctcttgcacaccccctactggggatgtgcccgcaaccaaggtacatgcccttgaccagaatcgaacctgggacccttcagtccgcaggccaatgctcaatccactgagccaaaccagtttcggctagttTTGTTCAGTTTGGACActgggctttgtgtgtgtgtgtgtgttatgtgtttgttttttttttaatatatttttattgatttcagagaggaagggagagggagagagaaatagaaacaccaatgatgagagagaatcattgatcatctgcctcctgcacgccccttactggggattgagcccgcaacccgggcatgtacccttgaccggaatcaaacctgggacccttcagtctgcaggctgacactagccactgagccaaatcagctaggactggacactggattttaaaatgaaatacattaagTGGTTTGTtcgtttgcttattttttttaacagtatagaggtcttttttttttttttttcttttttacacttACCATGCCATGAATTCATGAATTCACTGTGAATGGGTTCCAGCAGCTCAGGTTCCTTTCCATTGGTTCTCACAAAGTATCCTCCTCTGACTGGAGCAGGCTGGTGCTTCAGTTGAACCCAAATATCTTTCTctttgatttccttcttttcctggtTATTTTCCTTTACATGTTTCAGGAAGCAATCTCAGCTCTAAGAGTGCTTAACATGCTCAATATGTATGTTAATTCCCTTGGCAAAGATCTTTCCCTTATTTGTTTACAACAGTGCCCACTGCATGCTGGGTAACACTGTAGACTTTCCAGTTTTGTCATGGTAACGTTTGTGGGGCATTCCTTTTGAACAGTGCCATTCCCTTAATGTCTTTAGTATCACCTTTCTTGTAGATTCGCATGTATGTGGCCAAAGGAACAACTCCATGTTTTCTAAAAGGCCTGGAGAACATATAGCAGGGGCCCCTTGTCTTTCCCTTTGTGTTAGTCATTTTGGCGAATTACTGGAAGATGGTGGTTCTGGCTAAAAGGTAGGCagatttgtttatttgtattttttaaaaagaagacaaaaaaaaaaaaagcaaaacactagCAAACCAAAATAATTCCAGAAAGAAAGGATTTAGTATTAGTGAATGAGATCATTAATTTTTTCCtattctattttttcagataaaatatattattgaaatacTTAGGATGCAGACCTTGCCATCAGAAAGCTTATAGACTTGGTTCTCTAAATCAAAAGAATGGCTCTAAAGAGGAGAACATTTTAGACAAGGAGAAGGAGTAGTTTGGTGTCTACCTAATAATTCTTAGTGGAAGAATTAGTTTTTGAGAGGAAGAGCCATGCAa is a genomic window of Eptesicus fuscus isolate TK198812 chromosome 4, DD_ASM_mEF_20220401, whole genome shotgun sequence containing:
- the LOC103286286 gene encoding uncharacterized protein LOC103286286 — encoded protein: MELSRNSELEAGRLRGLGRCRHFFWLGVAFDAVGATVLFTGIFSDLIFYDLLLYLGSIIIFLSLLWWVFWYTGNIELSPEETWKRPIRMGTLSQHFSFNLNITSTLARIRRGQRRRRLLQSTASLMSRSLTIQVHNPLSKEDQDNDGRKSVRHSGEAKDWGREDLGPGPGPEPEAVKPSERVGPPGPEAGPLGPEARRPSGHLVQPKFTPSALDQPLPPAIVSSKSLPMVPSSSASQPLTISYSKSLPNSLASASHPLVTLASASLPGVPLSSTGQPLDTLVSDTETATSMVSQSHPLVHVAAQSHFPIPVDSERDFQSHSLASRTQPPPVQAFQTQGLASQGSLIQLKPAPFFQTHPVDPWVSLAVQDFQALYNTHQAPMSTTLVQEIELSQSAHAQEPSGGQELSQEVPDTVSRLPESLALATEAQKSKPHESAPAPTTQNSRHL